A DNA window from Hoplias malabaricus isolate fHopMal1 chromosome 5, fHopMal1.hap1, whole genome shotgun sequence contains the following coding sequences:
- the LOC136697223 gene encoding histone H3 encodes MARTKQTARKSTGGKAPRKQLATKAARKSAPATGGVKKPHRYRPGTVALREIRRYQKSTELLIRKLPFQRLVREIAQDFKTDLRFQSSAVMALQEASEAYLVGLFEDTNLCAIHAKRVTIMPKDIQLARRIRGERA; translated from the coding sequence ATGGCAAGAACTAAGCAGACCGCTCGTAAGTCCACCGGTGGCAAAGCTCCGAGGAAACAGCTGGCTACTAAAGCCGCGCGAAAAAGTGCCCCAGCTACCGGCGGCGTGAAGAAGCCTCACCGTTACAGGCCTGGCACCGTAGCCCTGCGAGAGATTCGCCGTTACCAGAAGTCAACTGAGCTGCTCATCCGCAAGCTGCCCTTCCAGCGCCTGGTTCGTGAGATTGCTCAAGATTTCAAAACCGATCTCCGTTTCCAGAGCTCTGCCGTCATGGCTCTCCAGGAGGCCAGCGAAGCCTACTTGGTTGGGCTGTTTGAAGACACCAACCTGTGCGCCATCCACGCCAAGAGAGTCACTATCATGCCCAAAGACATCCAGCTGGCTCGCCGTATCCGCGGAGAGCGCGCATAA
- the LOC136697584 gene encoding histone H2A: MSGRGKTGGKARAKAKTRSSRAGLQFPVGRVHRLLRKGNYAERVGAGAPVYLAAVLEYLTAEILELAGNAARDNKKTRIIPRHLQLAVRNDEELNKLLGGVTIAQGGVLPNIQAVLLPKKTEKAAKTK, translated from the coding sequence ATGAGTGGAAGAGGTAAGACCGGTGGTAAGGCAAGAGCCAAGGCTAAGACTCGTTCATCCCGGGCTGGATTGCAGTTCCCTGTTGGCCGTGTTCACAGGCTTCTGCGCAAAGGAAACTATGCCGAGCGTGTTGGTGCAGGCGCTCCCGTCTATTTGGCGGCTGTGCTGGAGTATCTGACCGCTGAGATTCTGGAGTTGGCTGGCAATGCTGCCCGCGACAACAAGAAGACCCGTATCATTCCTCGTCACCTGCAGCTGGCCGTTCGTAACGACGAAGAGCTCAACAAACTGCTCGGAGGAGTGACGATCGCTCAGGGTGGAGTGTTGCCCAACATCCAGGCTGTGCTCTTGCCCAAAAAGACCGAGAAGGCGGCCAAAACCAAGTAA